A single window of Dehalococcoidia bacterium DNA harbors:
- a CDS encoding cysteine desulfurase family protein → MPEFIYLDHAALSPIDARVAAAMTPWQTARFGNPSALYRAGREAAEAVETAREAVASALNCRPAEIVFTSGGSESVNAALKGIAFAQQFARLGNHLVVSAVEHHAALHTCQYLDRFGFETEYVGVDRAGRVDPQAVAAAVRDDTVLVSVMLANNETGTIQPIAEIAAALRERGRAIGRHIPLHSDAVQAPRWLSVDVEALGVDALSLSAHKFGGPTGAGALYLRRGVPFLAQQTGGGQERQRRAGTEHVAGIVGLGAAIGLAEVERAQNVRHARALSEQLIAGVQARFPGAVFNGDPEARLPNIVNFAFPSADGEQLVLELDARGVAASSGAACASVSWEPSHVLLAMGLPIEQATAAVRFSLGPETSAAEIERLLAVLPEAVAAASGIAVS, encoded by the coding sequence ATGCCAGAGTTCATCTATCTCGACCACGCCGCCCTTTCGCCCATCGATGCGCGCGTCGCCGCGGCGATGACGCCCTGGCAGACCGCGCGCTTTGGCAATCCGTCGGCGCTCTACCGCGCCGGCCGCGAGGCCGCCGAGGCGGTGGAAACGGCGCGCGAGGCCGTGGCAAGCGCGCTGAACTGCCGGCCGGCCGAGATCGTCTTCACCAGCGGCGGCTCCGAGTCGGTGAACGCGGCGCTGAAGGGGATCGCCTTCGCGCAGCAGTTCGCGCGGCTGGGCAACCACCTCGTGGTCAGCGCCGTCGAGCACCACGCCGCGCTGCACACCTGCCAATACCTCGATCGCTTCGGCTTCGAGACGGAGTACGTCGGCGTCGATCGCGCCGGGCGGGTCGATCCGCAGGCCGTTGCCGCCGCGGTGCGCGACGACACGGTGCTGGTCAGCGTGATGCTGGCGAACAACGAAACCGGGACGATCCAGCCGATCGCGGAGATCGCCGCGGCCCTGCGCGAACGCGGCAGAGCGATCGGCCGCCACATTCCCCTGCACAGCGACGCCGTGCAGGCGCCGCGCTGGCTCTCCGTCGATGTCGAGGCGCTGGGTGTGGACGCGCTCAGCCTCTCGGCGCACAAGTTCGGCGGGCCGACGGGCGCCGGCGCCCTGTACCTGCGCCGGGGCGTGCCCTTTCTTGCCCAGCAAACCGGCGGCGGGCAGGAGCGCCAGCGCCGCGCCGGCACGGAACACGTGGCGGGCATCGTCGGCCTCGGCGCGGCGATCGGGCTGGCCGAAGTCGAGCGGGCGCAGAATGTGCGCCACGCGCGGGCGCTGAGCGAGCAGCTGATCGCCGGCGTGCAGGCGCGCTTTCCCGGCGCCGTCTTCAACGGCGACCCCGAGGCGCGCCTGCCGAACATCGTCAACTTCGCCTTTCCAAGCGCCGACGGCGAACAGCTCGTGCTCGAGTTGGACGCGCGCGGCGTGGCGGCATCGAGCGGCGCGGCCTGTGCCTCGGTCTCCTGGGAGCCGTCGCACGTGCTGCTGGCGATGGGCCTGCCGATCGAGCAGGCGACGGCGGCGGTGCGCTTCTCGCTCGGGCCGGAGACGAGCGCGGCGGAGATCGAGCGCTTACTCGCCGTCCTGCCCGAAGCGGTCGCGGCGGCCAGCGGCATCGCGGTAAGCTGA
- the mfd gene encoding transcription-repair coupling factor gives MRLNGLLSLIRSEPAVALLGQRLAAPAARLTAGLPDAAKPALLAALLDGAEDPVLIVTPRPDRAAQMHEELLLYLGDPGRALLFPELDTIPYERVTPDVEAAEARLRVLERLAQPFETAPIIVTSGMALAQRTLAPRAEREGRIVLEPGSRLSLAGMLEQLQALGYETVSLVEAPGQVSRRGGIIDVFPPAAELPVRIELLGSTVESLRSFSPATQRTVAVMARAEFGPAREASADLAAVQALLDGLDPSNLGEDALARFEDEADRLRGGDLAAAGGFYLPFLTRASLLEHLPAGALVVVDELAETLHAIDELDTQAAEARADLEGRGQIPLGLPLPQAPRARVVAELSARPRLLDLHRWATPELTEQAAESGATEVIAPPFAPPGGYGGRLRVAMHDVLDIARRGERAVVTSQQSARLGEIFAGEGQDGIAAEELAEPPAPGSFQLLHGSVGNGWVLDLPDGALHLLTDAELFGFTKQRRPQRTRPIDHEAFLADLAPGDYVVHVEHGIAVFQGLVRRFVDGVEREYLELRYAEGDRLYVPTDQVDRVSRYVGPSERTPSLSRLGTLEWARTKDRVRRAVTDLANELLQLYAQREVSEGHAFSPDQPWQQELEASFPYVETPDQLHAIQDVKTDMENVRPMDRVIIGDVGYGKTEVALRAAFKAVLDGFQVGVLVPTTVLAQQHGQTFRERLSGFPTKVEVLSRFRSDKEQKEVLAAAAEGEVDILIGTHRILQKDVGFKNLGLVIIDEEQRFGVAHKERLKQMRQQVDVLTLSATPIPRTLQMSLSGIRDMSTMANAPQDRLPIKTYVAEFDERLVREAILRELDRGGQIYFVHDRVHSIERVAADLRRIVPEAEIAIGHGQMPEEQLEQVMIDFQRGQYDVLVCTTIIESGLDIPSVNTIIINHADRFGLSQLYQLRGRVGRGANRAYAYLLYERNRALSETAQKRLQTIFEATELGAGFQIALRDLEIRGAGNLLGAEQSGHVGAVGFDLYSRMLADAVTRLRAVARGEPPPVPSTSQTAVQLDLPLTAYIPESYVADLNVRLALYQRLGQVTTPEEAQAAYEECVDRFGPPPPALRGLLYALALKGLAREGGLVSITLEEGEFVLRSGGPLNRRDDLLRARLVGVSVGTAQARVTSAPGWPARLYAVVAIAAGRDERELPAYAREIEGTALRSAARDAGAAPTSPAADAGVWQRATPFPRPASGNGREQAGGAGGQDRRGFGRGVGRGRRRRGRGT, from the coding sequence GTGCGGCTCAACGGCCTGCTTTCGCTGATCCGCTCGGAGCCCGCCGTCGCGCTGCTGGGGCAGCGCCTCGCGGCGCCGGCCGCGCGCCTGACCGCCGGCCTGCCCGATGCGGCCAAGCCTGCCTTGCTGGCGGCGCTGCTCGACGGCGCCGAAGACCCGGTCCTCATCGTCACGCCGCGGCCGGACCGCGCCGCGCAGATGCACGAGGAGCTGCTGCTCTATCTCGGCGATCCCGGCCGCGCCCTGCTCTTCCCCGAGCTGGACACGATCCCCTACGAGCGCGTCACGCCAGACGTGGAAGCGGCGGAGGCACGGCTGCGCGTACTCGAACGGCTGGCGCAGCCGTTTGAGACGGCGCCGATCATCGTCACCTCCGGCATGGCCCTGGCGCAGCGCACGCTGGCGCCACGGGCCGAGCGCGAAGGGCGGATCGTACTGGAACCCGGCTCGCGCCTCTCGCTGGCCGGCATGCTGGAGCAGTTGCAGGCGCTCGGCTACGAGACGGTGAGCCTGGTCGAGGCGCCGGGCCAGGTCAGCCGGCGCGGCGGCATCATCGACGTCTTCCCACCCGCCGCCGAGCTGCCCGTGCGCATCGAGCTGCTGGGCAGCACGGTTGAGAGCCTGCGCAGCTTCAGCCCGGCCACGCAGCGCACGGTCGCCGTGATGGCGCGCGCCGAGTTCGGTCCCGCCCGCGAGGCCAGCGCCGACCTCGCCGCCGTGCAGGCGCTGCTCGACGGCCTCGATCCGTCGAACCTGGGCGAGGATGCGCTCGCCCGCTTCGAGGACGAGGCCGATCGGCTGCGCGGCGGCGATCTCGCCGCGGCCGGCGGCTTCTATCTGCCCTTCCTCACACGGGCGTCGCTGTTGGAGCATCTGCCGGCCGGCGCACTCGTGGTCGTGGACGAACTGGCGGAGACCTTGCACGCGATCGACGAGCTGGACACGCAGGCGGCCGAGGCCCGCGCCGATCTCGAAGGCCGCGGCCAGATTCCGCTGGGCCTGCCGCTGCCGCAGGCGCCGCGGGCGCGGGTCGTGGCGGAGCTGAGCGCCCGCCCGCGCCTGCTGGACCTGCACCGCTGGGCCACGCCGGAGCTGACAGAACAGGCGGCGGAGAGCGGCGCGACCGAGGTGATCGCGCCGCCGTTCGCGCCGCCCGGCGGCTACGGCGGCCGCCTGCGCGTGGCGATGCACGACGTGCTCGACATCGCCCGGCGCGGCGAGCGGGCCGTCGTCACCTCGCAGCAGAGCGCCCGCCTGGGCGAGATCTTTGCCGGCGAGGGCCAGGACGGCATCGCCGCAGAGGAGCTGGCCGAGCCGCCCGCGCCGGGTTCGTTCCAATTGCTGCACGGCTCGGTGGGCAACGGCTGGGTGCTCGATCTGCCGGACGGGGCCTTGCACCTGCTCACCGACGCCGAGCTGTTCGGTTTCACTAAGCAGCGCCGGCCGCAGCGCACGCGCCCGATCGACCACGAGGCGTTCCTCGCCGATCTGGCGCCCGGCGATTACGTCGTGCACGTCGAGCACGGCATCGCCGTCTTCCAGGGGCTGGTACGCCGCTTCGTGGACGGCGTCGAGCGCGAGTATCTAGAGCTGCGCTACGCCGAGGGCGACCGGCTCTATGTGCCCACCGACCAGGTCGATCGCGTCAGCCGCTACGTGGGGCCGAGCGAGCGCACGCCCTCACTCAGCCGCCTGGGCACGCTGGAGTGGGCGCGGACCAAGGACCGCGTGCGCCGCGCCGTCACCGACCTGGCCAACGAGCTGCTGCAGCTCTACGCCCAGCGCGAGGTGAGCGAGGGCCACGCCTTCAGCCCCGACCAGCCCTGGCAGCAGGAGCTGGAAGCATCGTTTCCCTACGTGGAGACGCCCGACCAGCTCCACGCGATTCAAGACGTGAAGACCGACATGGAGAACGTGCGGCCGATGGACCGCGTGATCATCGGCGATGTGGGCTACGGCAAGACCGAGGTCGCGCTGCGCGCCGCCTTCAAGGCGGTGCTGGACGGCTTCCAGGTCGGCGTGCTGGTGCCGACCACGGTGCTGGCGCAGCAGCACGGCCAGACCTTTCGCGAGCGGCTCTCCGGCTTCCCGACGAAGGTCGAGGTGCTCTCACGCTTCCGCAGCGACAAGGAGCAGAAGGAGGTGCTGGCCGCGGCCGCCGAGGGCGAGGTCGACATCCTGATCGGCACGCACCGCATCTTGCAGAAGGATGTGGGCTTCAAGAACCTCGGCCTGGTGATCATCGACGAGGAGCAGCGCTTCGGCGTGGCGCACAAGGAGCGTCTGAAGCAGATGCGCCAGCAGGTGGACGTACTCACGCTCTCCGCCACGCCGATCCCGCGCACGCTGCAGATGTCGCTTTCCGGCATCCGCGACATGTCCACGATGGCGAACGCACCGCAGGACCGGCTGCCGATCAAGACCTACGTGGCCGAGTTCGACGAGCGGCTGGTGCGCGAGGCGATCCTGCGCGAGCTGGACCGCGGCGGCCAGATCTACTTCGTCCACGACCGCGTGCACAGCATCGAGCGCGTGGCCGCCGATCTGCGCCGCATCGTGCCGGAGGCCGAGATCGCGATCGGCCACGGCCAGATGCCCGAGGAGCAGCTTGAACAGGTGATGATCGACTTCCAGCGCGGCCAGTACGACGTGCTGGTCTGCACCACGATCATCGAGTCGGGTCTGGACATTCCCAGCGTGAACACGATCATCATCAACCACGCCGATCGTTTCGGCCTCTCGCAGCTCTACCAGTTGCGCGGGCGCGTGGGCCGCGGCGCCAACCGCGCCTACGCCTACCTGCTCTACGAGCGCAACCGGGCGCTGAGCGAGACGGCGCAGAAGCGGCTGCAGACGATCTTCGAGGCGACGGAGCTGGGCGCCGGCTTCCAGATCGCGCTGCGCGACCTGGAGATCCGCGGCGCCGGCAACCTGCTGGGCGCCGAGCAGAGCGGCCACGTCGGCGCCGTGGGCTTCGACCTCTACAGCCGCATGCTGGCCGACGCGGTGACGCGGCTGCGCGCCGTGGCCCGCGGCGAGCCGCCGCCCGTGCCCAGCACCTCGCAGACCGCCGTGCAGCTCGACCTGCCGCTCACGGCCTACATCCCCGAGAGCTACGTCGCCGACCTGAACGTGCGGCTGGCGCTCTATCAGCGGCTCGGCCAGGTGACGACGCCTGAAGAAGCGCAGGCGGCGTATGAAGAGTGCGTCGATCGCTTCGGTCCGCCGCCGCCGGCGCTGCGCGGCCTGCTCTACGCGCTCGCGCTCAAGGGGCTGGCGCGCGAAGGCGGCCTCGTCTCGATCACGCTGGAGGAGGGCGAGTTCGTGCTGCGCTCCGGCGGACCGCTCAACCGGCGCGACGATCTGCTGCGCGCGCGGCTGGTGGGCGTGAGCGTTGGCACGGCGCAGGCGCGAGTCACCTCGGCGCCAGGCTGGCCGGCGCGGCTCTACGCCGTCGTCGCGATCGCCGCGGGCCGCGACGAGCGCGAGCTGCCGGCCTACGCGCGGGAGATCGAGGGCACGGCCCTGCGCAGCGCGGCGCGCGATGCTGGTGCGGCGCCGACCTCACCCGCCGCGGACGCCGGCGTCTGGCAGCGCGCCACGCCCTTCCCGCGGCCGGCAAGCGGGAACGGCCGAGAGCAGGCGGGCGGCGCGGGAGGGCAGGACCGGCGCGGCTTCGGCCGTGGTGTGGGCCGCGGCCGTCGGCGGCGCGGGCGCGGCACATAA
- a CDS encoding CoA-binding protein: MKNVVARLERVLNPKVMAVVGDKRAGGGYMWLNNMKPFTGKLYSVQVDPKEIPGIEALGVKNYTSLLDIPEPVDLVVCAVPRQVSPRVIADCIKKQVGGVEMFTSGFAETGEELGIRLQDELTRTARDNDLLIVGPNCMGIYNPKVGVRFNAEQPAGVSGQIGFISQSGTHGMNFSLLAAANGMLMSKAISIGNSIVLDASDYLEYFAQDAETEAIAMYVEGVKDGPRFVRVLRETAAKKPVIVWKGGRTVAGGRATMSHTGSLASSQRVWDALVKQANAIPSRSLDETADLCQVLLRAKPSAGTRVGLMAMTGGQSVVFTDAFESEGMEVPLLTEKSYTELASFFNIVGGSYRNPFDMAGTIGGDQKNLDRLFRILDAEPNIDAIAMEISATFMSRRWANHPEQLDEFIDRLAAHKERSAKPYVTIMHPGHSELEVAQQRPRFQQAGLPVLPSFERAARAMSLCAEYHRTRAAIG; encoded by the coding sequence ATGAAGAACGTCGTCGCGCGGCTCGAACGCGTGCTCAATCCGAAGGTTATGGCCGTGGTCGGCGACAAGCGGGCCGGCGGCGGCTACATGTGGCTCAACAACATGAAGCCGTTCACCGGCAAGCTCTACTCGGTGCAGGTCGATCCCAAGGAGATCCCCGGCATCGAGGCGCTGGGCGTCAAGAACTACACCAGCCTGCTGGACATTCCCGAGCCGGTCGACCTGGTCGTCTGCGCCGTGCCGCGCCAGGTCTCGCCGCGCGTGATCGCCGACTGCATCAAGAAGCAGGTCGGGGGCGTCGAGATGTTCACCAGCGGCTTCGCCGAGACCGGCGAAGAGCTGGGCATCCGCCTCCAGGACGAGCTAACGCGCACCGCGCGCGACAACGATCTGCTGATCGTCGGTCCCAACTGCATGGGTATCTACAATCCCAAAGTCGGCGTGCGCTTCAACGCCGAGCAGCCGGCCGGCGTCTCCGGGCAGATCGGCTTCATCTCGCAGAGCGGCACGCACGGCATGAACTTCTCGCTGCTGGCCGCGGCGAACGGCATGCTGATGAGCAAGGCGATCAGCATCGGCAACTCGATCGTGCTCGACGCCTCGGACTACCTCGAATACTTCGCGCAGGACGCGGAGACCGAGGCGATCGCGATGTACGTCGAGGGCGTGAAGGACGGCCCCCGCTTCGTGCGCGTCCTGCGCGAGACGGCGGCGAAGAAGCCGGTGATCGTCTGGAAGGGCGGACGCACCGTCGCCGGCGGCCGCGCCACGATGTCGCACACCGGCTCGCTGGCATCGTCGCAGCGGGTGTGGGACGCGCTGGTGAAGCAGGCCAATGCCATCCCCTCGCGCAGCCTGGATGAAACGGCCGATCTCTGCCAGGTGCTGCTGCGGGCGAAGCCGAGCGCCGGCACTCGCGTCGGCCTGATGGCGATGACCGGCGGCCAGTCCGTCGTCTTCACCGACGCCTTCGAGAGCGAGGGCATGGAGGTGCCGCTGCTGACGGAGAAGTCGTACACGGAGCTGGCGAGCTTCTTCAACATCGTCGGCGGCAGCTATCGCAACCCGTTCGATATGGCCGGCACGATCGGCGGCGATCAGAAGAACCTCGACCGTCTCTTTCGCATCCTCGACGCCGAGCCAAACATCGACGCGATCGCCATGGAGATCTCGGCCACGTTCATGTCGCGGCGCTGGGCCAACCACCCGGAGCAGCTCGACGAATTCATCGACCGGCTGGCGGCGCACAAGGAGCGCTCGGCCAAACCGTATGTCACGATCATGCACCCCGGCCACTCGGAGCTGGAGGTGGCGCAGCAGCGGCCGCGCTTCCAGCAGGCCGGCCTGCCGGTGTTGCCCAGCTTCGAGCGCGCCGCGCGCGCCATGAGCCTCTGTGCGGAATATCACCGCACGCGCGCCGCGATCGGCTAG
- a CDS encoding amidohydrolase family protein: MEPRIFDTHVHFPANWEDPAADPTPLVEKLFERLHEAGIVKAALLSGGRWGMDHARALRHLRPFADVAIPVAVVDPEETDRARVWQLYELGYRGLKMIGVRRAYDTPDYFPMYAAAEALELPIVLHLGVIGGGIDYSRTHPRRDPEAARRLQMMQTMRRRFRGPRDVSATRMHPFHLDTIANNFPALKLIGAHLGGTGNYDAAASVARWRTNVFFDLSGGETIERHAVERRMIGYEIGVEKLTFGSDCGADEIREHVDRFARIFEEIGLSEDEQERIWYHNAAEIFGLEPPALAAE; encoded by the coding sequence TTGGAACCACGCATTTTCGATACGCACGTGCATTTTCCCGCGAACTGGGAAGACCCCGCGGCAGACCCCACGCCCCTGGTTGAGAAGCTGTTCGAACGGCTGCACGAAGCCGGCATCGTCAAGGCGGCGCTGCTCAGCGGCGGCCGCTGGGGCATGGACCACGCCCGCGCCCTGCGCCATCTGCGTCCGTTTGCAGACGTGGCGATCCCGGTCGCCGTGGTCGACCCCGAGGAAACCGACCGGGCGCGCGTCTGGCAGCTGTACGAGCTGGGCTACCGCGGGCTGAAGATGATCGGCGTGCGCCGCGCCTACGACACGCCGGACTACTTCCCCATGTACGCGGCGGCGGAGGCCCTGGAGCTGCCGATCGTGCTGCACCTGGGGGTGATCGGCGGCGGCATCGATTACTCACGCACGCACCCGCGCCGCGACCCGGAGGCCGCCCGCCGCCTGCAGATGATGCAGACGATGCGCAGGCGTTTCCGTGGCCCGCGCGACGTCTCCGCCACGCGCATGCACCCCTTTCACCTGGACACGATCGCCAACAACTTCCCGGCGCTGAAGCTGATCGGCGCCCATCTCGGCGGCACGGGCAACTACGACGCCGCCGCCTCGGTCGCTCGCTGGCGCACCAACGTCTTCTTCGACCTCTCCGGCGGCGAGACGATCGAGCGCCACGCGGTGGAGCGGCGCATGATCGGCTACGAGATCGGCGTCGAAAAGCTGACCTTCGGCTCCGACTGCGGCGCAGACGAGATCCGCGAGCACGTCGATCGCTTCGCGCGGATCTTCGAGGAGATCGGCCTGAGCGAGGACGAGCAGGAGCGGATCTGGTACCACAACGCCGCGGAGATCTTCGGCCTGGAGCCGCCGGCGCTGGCCGCCGAGTAG
- the hemW gene encoding radical SAM family heme chaperone HemW gives MRDPASASSLRPLGLYLHLPFCDHKCAYCDFNSYAGLDHLIPAYTEALVRDIALWRELAAGYEVVTVFFGGGTPSLTPLPQLERIFAAIHGSFALAADAEITLEANPGTVDQAYLRGLRGLGVNRLSLGVQSFDDGELQRLDRIHSAEQAVAAYGAARTSGFENINLDLIFGLEGQELAGWQANLRRAVALAPEHLSLYGLTVEPGTKLAWQVEQGAAPAPDPDLQADMYEATTEQTAAAGYAQYEISNWSRPGRTCAHNLIYWRNQPYLGLGAGAHSCFAGRRFAMIRPPAGYIARLRTAPGGMPVLGDNLQTIFPQITEETAIEPLTDASDTAVLGLRLNEGLDLDAFAARHGIRLAAFAGPALEELEGWGLLEHAGGRLRLTPRGRLLSNEVFLRLLPSELEAPGLPGG, from the coding sequence ATGCGCGATCCGGCTTCTGCCTCGTCCTTGCGGCCGCTCGGCCTCTACCTGCACCTGCCTTTCTGCGACCACAAGTGCGCTTACTGCGACTTCAACTCGTACGCCGGGCTGGATCATCTGATTCCCGCGTACACCGAGGCGCTCGTGCGCGACATTGCCCTCTGGCGCGAGCTTGCGGCCGGCTACGAAGTCGTCACGGTCTTCTTCGGCGGCGGCACGCCCAGCCTCACGCCGCTGCCGCAGCTTGAGCGCATCTTCGCCGCGATCCACGGCTCGTTCGCGCTGGCCGCGGACGCCGAAATCACGCTGGAAGCGAACCCGGGCACGGTGGACCAGGCGTATCTGCGCGGCCTGCGCGGACTTGGCGTGAACCGCTTGAGCCTCGGCGTGCAGAGCTTCGACGACGGCGAGCTGCAGCGGCTCGACCGCATCCACAGTGCCGAGCAGGCGGTGGCGGCGTACGGCGCCGCGCGCACTTCAGGCTTCGAGAACATCAATCTTGACCTGATCTTCGGGCTGGAGGGCCAGGAGCTGGCAGGCTGGCAGGCAAATCTGCGCCGCGCCGTGGCGCTTGCGCCCGAGCACCTCTCCCTGTACGGCCTTACGGTCGAACCGGGCACGAAGCTCGCCTGGCAGGTGGAGCAGGGCGCAGCGCCGGCGCCCGACCCCGACCTGCAGGCGGATATGTACGAAGCGACGACCGAGCAGACGGCCGCCGCGGGCTACGCCCAGTACGAGATCTCGAACTGGAGCCGGCCGGGCCGCACCTGCGCCCACAACCTGATCTACTGGCGCAACCAGCCGTACCTGGGCCTCGGCGCGGGCGCCCACTCCTGCTTCGCCGGCCGTCGCTTCGCCATGATCCGGCCGCCCGCCGGCTACATCGCCCGTCTACGCACGGCTCCTGGCGGCATGCCGGTTCTGGGCGACAACCTGCAGACGATTTTCCCGCAGATTACGGAGGAGACGGCGATCGAGCCGCTGACCGACGCCTCCGACACGGCGGTCCTGGGACTGCGCCTGAACGAGGGACTCGACCTGGACGCCTTCGCCGCGCGGCACGGCATACGACTGGCAGCGTTCGCCGGCCCGGCGCTGGAGGAACTGGAAGGATGGGGGCTGCTGGAACACGCCGGTGGCCGCCTGCGCCTGACACCACGCGGCCGGCTGCTCTCCAATGAAGTGTTCCTGCGGCTCTTGCCCTCGGAGCTTGAGGCGCCGGGATTGCCGGGCGGCTGA
- a CDS encoding acetate--CoA ligase family protein, translated as MTNAIIDAARGEGRTLLNEVESKQLLEAAGISTTRARLATSREEAVSAAQQIGFPVVLKVVSPEIAHKSDVGGVALNLPDAGAVGAAYERIMAAVKAAQPHARVQGVAVQTMAKPGTEVIVGMTRDPQFGPVLMFGLGGILVEVLKDVSFRIVPVSERDAGQMIHEIKGFPVLEGVRGQQAADLPALQHLIARVSGFVEQHPEIEELDLNPVFAYADGVLAVDARIVLGAA; from the coding sequence ATGACCAACGCGATCATCGACGCGGCGCGCGGCGAGGGCCGCACGCTGCTCAACGAAGTCGAGTCCAAGCAACTGCTGGAAGCGGCCGGGATCAGCACTACCCGCGCCCGGCTCGCCACCAGCCGCGAAGAGGCTGTGAGCGCGGCGCAGCAGATCGGCTTTCCCGTGGTGCTCAAGGTCGTCTCGCCGGAGATCGCCCACAAGAGCGACGTCGGCGGCGTGGCGCTGAACCTGCCCGACGCGGGCGCCGTGGGCGCCGCCTACGAGCGGATCATGGCCGCGGTGAAGGCGGCGCAGCCGCACGCACGCGTGCAGGGCGTGGCCGTGCAGACGATGGCGAAGCCGGGCACGGAAGTGATCGTCGGCATGACCAGGGACCCGCAGTTCGGGCCGGTGCTGATGTTCGGCCTGGGCGGCATCCTGGTCGAAGTGCTCAAGGACGTCTCCTTCCGCATCGTGCCCGTGAGCGAGCGCGACGCCGGCCAGATGATCCACGAAATCAAGGGCTTTCCCGTGCTGGAAGGCGTGCGCGGCCAGCAGGCGGCGGACCTGCCCGCGCTCCAGCACCTGATTGCGCGGGTCTCCGGCTTCGTCGAGCAGCACCCCGAGATCGAAGAGCTGGACCTGAACCCCGTCTTCGCCTATGCCGACGGCGTCCTGGCCGTTGATGCGCGCATCGTGCTCGGTGCGGCGTAG
- the pth gene encoding aminoacyl-tRNA hydrolase — MPFGLRRGGKTEETLLNGLPEPAGEAASARPPIELIVGLGNPGAAYAGNRHNVGFWVINRLSKRLGIPVEKHNRTASVGEGAFEGRRLVLAKPRTFMNDSGNAIRELLRKYKLPAGRMLLIYDELDLPVARVRVRETGGSGGQKGMKSILAAAGTQDFPRIRIGIGRPVVGDKPSWDPEHVAGWVLGNAPAEQRRLLEAAADTAADAAICCLKEGVQAAMNRFNRD, encoded by the coding sequence ATGCCGTTCGGCCTGCGCCGCGGCGGAAAAACCGAAGAGACGTTGCTCAACGGCCTGCCCGAACCCGCGGGCGAGGCCGCGTCCGCGCGCCCGCCGATCGAGCTGATCGTCGGCCTCGGCAATCCCGGCGCGGCCTACGCGGGCAATCGCCACAACGTCGGCTTCTGGGTAATCAACCGCCTCTCGAAGCGGCTGGGCATCCCAGTAGAGAAGCACAACCGCACCGCCAGTGTGGGCGAAGGCGCGTTCGAGGGGCGCCGGCTGGTGCTGGCCAAACCACGCACCTTCATGAACGACAGCGGCAACGCTATCCGCGAGCTGCTGCGCAAGTACAAGCTGCCCGCGGGCCGCATGTTGCTCATCTACGACGAGCTGGATCTGCCCGTGGCGCGCGTGCGCGTGCGCGAGACGGGCGGCAGCGGCGGGCAGAAGGGGATGAAATCGATTCTCGCCGCCGCCGGCACGCAAGACTTTCCGCGCATCCGCATCGGCATCGGCCGTCCGGTTGTGGGCGACAAGCCGTCGTGGGATCCCGAGCACGTCGCCGGCTGGGTGTTGGGCAACGCGCCGGCCGAGCAGCGCCGCCTGCTCGAGGCCGCCGCCGACACCGCCGCCGATGCCGCCATTTGCTGCCTGAAAGAGGGCGTGCAGGCGGCGATGAACCGTTTCAACCGCGACTGA